One region of Tamandua tetradactyla isolate mTamTet1 chromosome 6, mTamTet1.pri, whole genome shotgun sequence genomic DNA includes:
- the ALOX15 gene encoding polyunsaturated fatty acid lipoxygenase ALOX15, whose translation MGLYRIRVSTGDSLCAGSKNPVQLWLVGQHGEAALGWCLWPMRGQEKDFKVEVSEFLGPLLFARLRKRHLLQDDAWFCNWISVQGPGADGAEYRFPCYRWVEGDRVLCLPEGTGRTVLDDPQGLFKKHREEELKERKKLYRWGNWKDGPILNVAGSKLGDLPVDERFLEDKRIDYEASLAKGLAELAIKDSLNALTTWNDLEDFNRIFWCGQSKLAVRVRDSWKEDALFGYQFLNGANPVLLRRSVHLPVRLVFPPGMEELKAQLEQELQGGTLYEADFALLDGIKANKLLCKQQHLAAPLVMLKLQPDGKLLPMVIQLQVPRSESSPPPLFLPTDPPMTWLLAKCWVRNSDFQLQELQSHLLRGHLMAEVIVMATMRCLPSIHPIFKLLIPHLRYTLEINIRARTGLVSDLGIFDQLMGTGGGGHVELLKQAGPFLTYRSFCPPEDLADRGLLGVKSSFYAQDALRLWEITYRYVEGIVNLHYKTEVAVKEDVELQDWCREITEVGLQGAQDRGFPISLDSLDQVCHFVTMCIFTCTGQHCSVHLGQLDWFSWIPNAPSTMRLPPPTTKDVTLEMVMATLPNFHLASLQMSIIWHLGRRQTVMVALGQHKEEYFSGPGPKAVLKKFREELAVMDKEIEARNAKLDLPYEYLRPSLVENSVTI comes from the exons ATGGGTCTCTACCGCATCCGCGTGTCCACCGGGGACTCGCTCTGCGCGGGCTCCAAGAACCCAGTGCAGCTGTGGCTGGTCGGCCAGCACGGGGAGGCGGCGCTCGGGTGGTGCCTGTGGCCGATGCGGGGCCAG GAGAAGGATTTCAAGGTGGAAGTGTCCGAGTTCCTGGGGCCGCTGCTGTTCGCGAGACTGCGCAAGCGGCACCTCCTTCAGGACGACGCCTGGTTCTGCAACTGGATCTCCGTGCAGGGCCCGGGGGCCGATGGGGCCGAGTACAGGTTCCCTTGTTACCGCTGGGTGGAGGGCGACCGCGTCCTGTGCTTACCGGAGGGCACTG GTCGCACGGTGCTCGATGACCCTCAAGGCCTGTTCAAGAAGCACAGGGAGGAGgagctgaaagagagaaagaagcttTACCG GTGGGGTAACTGGAAAGATGGGCCAATCCTGAATGTGGCTGGGTCCAAATTAGGTGACCTTCCTGTAGATGAGAGATTTCTGGAGGACAAGAGAATTGACTATGAGGCTTCACTGGCCAAGGG GCTGGCAGAACTAGCTATCAAGGACTCTTTAAATGCTCTGACTACCTGGAATGACCTGGAGGACTTCAACCGGATTTTCTGGTGTGGCCAGAGCAAGCTAGCTG TGCGGGTGCGGGATTCCTGGAAGGAAGATGCCTTGTTTGGGTACCAGTTTCTCAATGGCGCCAACCCCGTGTTGCTGAGGCGTTCCGTTCACCTGCCAGTCCGTCTAGTGTTCCCTCCGGGGATGGAGGAGTTGAAGGCACAGCTGGAACAGGAGCTCCAG GGAGGCACTCTGTATGAAGCTGACTTCGCCCTGCTAGATGGGATCAAGGCCAACAAGTTATTGTGCAAACAGCAGCATCTGGCTGCCCCGCTGGTCATGCTGAAGCTTCAGCCTGATGGGAAACTCTTGCCCATGGTCATCCAG cTCCAGGTGCCGCGCTCGGAGTCCTCCCCACCACCCCTTTTCCTGCCCACGGATCCCCCGATGACCTGGCTTCTGGCCAAATGCTGGGTCCGCAACTCTGACTTCCAGCTGCAAGAGCTGCAGTCTCATCTGCTGAGGGGACACTTGATGGCCGAAGTGATTGTCATGGCCACCATGAGGTGCCTTCCATCGATACATCCTATCTTCAAG CTTTTAATTCCCCACCTGCGATACACCTTGGAAATAAACATCCGGGCCAGGACTGGGCTGGTCTCTGACCTGGGAATTTTCGACCAG CTGATGGGCACAGGTGGAGGAGGCCACGTGGAGCTGCTCAAGCAAGCGGGACCCTTTTTAACCTATAGGTCATTCTGTCCCCCTGAAGACCTGGCCGACCGGGGGCTCCTGGGAGTCAAGTCTTCCTTCTATGCCCAAGATGCTCTGCGCCTCTGGGAAATCACCTATAG GTACGTAGAGGGGATTGTGAATCTCCACTATAAGACAGAAGTGGCGGTGAAGGAAGACGTTGAGCTGCAGGACTGGTGCCGAGAGATCACTGAGGTCGGGCTGCAGGGGGCCCAGGACCGAG GGTTCCCCATCTCACTAGACTCCCTGGACCAGGTCTGCCACTTTGTCACCATGTGCATCTTTACCTGCACAGGCCAGCACTGCTCTGTCCACCTGGGCCAG CTGGACTGGTTCTCTTGGATCCCTAACGCACCCTCCACGATGCGGTTGCCTCCACCTACCACCAAGGATGTGACGCTGGAGATGGTGATGGCGACACTGCCCAACTTTCATCTGGCTTCTCTCCAGATGTCCATCATTTGGCACCTGGGCAGACGCCAGACCGTTATG GTTGCGCTGGGCCAACATAAGGAGGAATATTTCTCGGGCCCGGGGCCCAAGGCTGTGCTGAAGAAGTTCAGGGAGGAGCTGGCTGTCATGGATAAGGAGATTGAGGCCCGCAATGCCAAACTGGACCTGCCCTATGAGTACCTGCGGCCCAGCCTGGTGGAAAACAGTGTCACCATATGA